The following are encoded in a window of Arthrobacter sp. NicSoilB4 genomic DNA:
- a CDS encoding MFS transporter: MTAEITDRPRQAAHGSPGKIKTAMASAAGTCVENYDFVAYGTAAALYFGKVFFPNTDPVVGTLLAFATLAVGFLMRPIGGAVGGYLGDKYGRKPVLVGALLTMGIATVLIGCLPTYAQVGILAPILLVIIRMIQGLAFGAEWGGAVMMTFEHAPWKQRGRFAAIPQAGNPLGITLANAAFLLSASLQTDWAWRLPFLASAILIVVGLVVRMKLEESPEFEHTKATGAIVKNPLATVVKNDWRNILRVISLRIVESCAYYVTATYLLSYITKNNPDDRAIGLTGIVIASLLAIPVTLAAGALTDRIGRRKLYLGGTIAVIVFGFPMFLLSNTGNPFLIVLAFVIGIGIIHATFTGTQGAWFAELFRTNTRTSGASIGYQVAASISGFAPFLAVLLASAFGWAGGASLYVLVGVIGLLGVLNTRETWGAKEKAEVDAIIAGGPAASAADQPAASSVR; encoded by the coding sequence ATGACGGCAGAAATCACCGATCGGCCGCGCCAGGCCGCCCACGGTTCCCCCGGAAAGATCAAGACCGCGATGGCTTCGGCCGCCGGAACCTGCGTTGAAAACTATGACTTCGTCGCGTACGGCACGGCCGCGGCGCTGTACTTCGGCAAGGTCTTCTTCCCCAACACGGACCCCGTGGTCGGAACACTCCTGGCCTTCGCCACCTTGGCGGTGGGATTCCTGATGCGGCCCATCGGCGGAGCCGTCGGTGGATACCTCGGCGACAAGTACGGCCGCAAGCCCGTGCTCGTCGGCGCGCTGCTGACCATGGGCATCGCCACCGTCCTGATCGGCTGCCTCCCAACCTACGCGCAGGTCGGCATCCTCGCACCCATCCTGCTGGTCATCATCCGGATGATCCAGGGACTCGCTTTCGGTGCCGAGTGGGGCGGCGCCGTCATGATGACGTTCGAGCACGCACCGTGGAAGCAGCGCGGCCGCTTTGCCGCCATCCCGCAGGCGGGCAACCCGCTCGGCATCACCCTGGCCAACGCCGCCTTCCTGCTTTCGGCCTCGCTGCAGACCGACTGGGCCTGGCGGCTGCCGTTCCTCGCCAGCGCCATCCTGATCGTCGTCGGCCTGGTTGTCCGGATGAAGCTTGAGGAATCACCCGAGTTCGAACACACCAAGGCCACGGGCGCGATCGTCAAGAACCCCCTGGCCACCGTGGTCAAGAACGACTGGCGGAACATCCTGCGGGTGATCTCACTGCGGATCGTGGAGAGCTGCGCGTACTACGTCACGGCCACGTACCTGCTCTCCTACATCACGAAGAACAACCCCGACGACCGCGCCATCGGCCTCACCGGCATTGTGATCGCCAGCCTCCTTGCCATCCCGGTCACGCTGGCCGCCGGCGCGCTCACCGACCGCATCGGCCGTCGCAAGCTCTACCTCGGCGGAACCATCGCCGTCATCGTCTTCGGCTTCCCGATGTTCCTGCTCAGCAACACCGGCAATCCGTTCCTGATCGTCCTGGCCTTCGTGATCGGCATCGGCATCATCCACGCAACGTTCACCGGAACGCAGGGCGCCTGGTTCGCGGAGCTGTTCCGGACGAACACCCGGACGTCCGGCGCCTCCATCGGGTACCAGGTTGCCGCCTCGATTTCAGGATTCGCGCCCTTCCTGGCCGTGCTGCTGGCCTCCGCCTTCGGGTGGGCAGGCGGCGCCTCGCTGTATGTCCTGGTGGGTGTTATCGGCCTGCTCGGCGTGCTGAACACCCGCGAAACCTGGGGCGCCAAGGAAAAGGCCGAAGTCGACGCCATCATCGCCGGCGGACCGGCCGCTTCCGCAGCGGACCAGCCGGCAGCGTCCTCTGTCCGCTAG
- a CDS encoding ribokinase encodes MSTVFVVGSLNIDQNVRVSSLPRAGETVRGTDATFSPGGKGGNQAVAAARAGAHVKFTGAVGDDPHGRRILDVLSDARIDHTQLRVVGNAPTGTAIIAVDDRGENQIIVSPGANSSLTADDVEAGLGAMQAGDILVLQLEIASVLVRQAAAVARSRGAFVILNAAPAPGRIDGLLDDVDLLVVNEQEIRAVAEILGMPPGNHLELVQSLPPVLGAAIVCTAGAEGSFAVLDGGLVHVPASAAAAVDTTGAGDTFVGYLAASLLATPGDLAGAMRRASSAAALAVTRTGAMESIPWQQELQAAPTSALPTNFVSN; translated from the coding sequence ATGAGCACGGTTTTTGTGGTCGGAAGCCTCAATATCGACCAGAACGTCCGCGTCAGTTCATTACCCCGGGCAGGCGAGACTGTTCGGGGCACGGACGCCACGTTCAGCCCCGGCGGCAAGGGCGGCAACCAGGCTGTCGCGGCCGCCCGCGCCGGCGCCCATGTGAAATTCACCGGAGCCGTCGGAGACGACCCCCACGGACGCCGGATTCTGGACGTCCTGTCCGACGCCCGCATCGACCACACACAGTTGCGGGTCGTCGGCAACGCCCCCACGGGGACAGCGATCATCGCCGTCGACGACCGCGGTGAGAACCAGATCATCGTCAGTCCGGGGGCAAACTCCAGCCTCACCGCCGACGACGTCGAAGCGGGGCTCGGCGCCATGCAAGCGGGCGACATCCTGGTCCTGCAGCTGGAAATAGCGTCGGTGCTGGTCCGGCAGGCAGCCGCCGTCGCCCGGAGCCGCGGGGCCTTCGTCATCCTCAATGCAGCCCCCGCCCCCGGACGGATCGACGGGCTGCTCGACGACGTCGACCTTCTGGTGGTCAACGAACAGGAGATCCGGGCCGTAGCGGAGATCCTCGGAATGCCGCCGGGGAACCACCTGGAGCTCGTCCAGTCACTTCCGCCGGTTCTCGGGGCGGCAATCGTCTGCACGGCGGGCGCGGAAGGCTCGTTTGCGGTCCTCGACGGCGGCCTGGTACACGTGCCCGCATCCGCCGCGGCCGCCGTCGATACCACCGGCGCGGGTGACACCTTTGTCGGCTACCTCGCCGCCTCCCTTCTGGCCACGCCCGGGGACCTGGCCGGCGCGATGCGCCGCGCATCCAGCGCTGCAGCGTTGGCAGTCACACGCACCGGCGCCATGGAATCGATTCCATGGCAGCAGGAACTACAAGCAGCCCCGACTTCCGCATTGCCCACCAACTTCGTTTCGAACTAA
- the ureC gene encoding urease subunit alpha translates to MSFELSRRQYADLYGPTTGDAIRLADTELFLEIEKDLTVYGEEVVFGGGKVIRDGMGQNGQLTRDENVPDTVITNVVILDYTGIYKADVALRDGHIFRIGKAGNPQITDGVDIVIGASTEIIAGERKILTAGGVDSHIHFISPDQVSAALCSGVTTMIGGGTGPAEGTKATTVTPGKWHIQRMLQAAEGLPINIGLFGKGHASAVEPLAEQIRAGAIGLKVHEDWGSTTSSIDTSLKVADCFDVQVAIHTDTLNECGFVEDTIRAIDGRVIHTFHTEGAGGGHAPDIIKIAGLPNVLPASTNPTLPYTRNTIEEHLDMLMVCHHLNPDIPEDVAFADSRIRAETIAAEDVLQDLGIFSITSSDSQAMGRVGEVVIRTWQVADKMKRQRGVLKDPRGDSAAGVHGAASGLGADSDNFRLKRYVAKYTINPAIAQGMADSIGSVEAGKFADLVLWDPAFFGVKPELVIKGGQIAYALMGDANASIPTPQPRTMRPMFAAYGKALQQSSITFLSQAAIDAGVPAELGLEKVIRPVSGIRRLTKADLKYNGAMPDIEVDPETYQVSVDGENVTCEPSDVLPMAQRYFLF, encoded by the coding sequence ATGAGTTTCGAATTGTCCCGCCGTCAGTACGCGGACCTGTACGGCCCGACGACGGGCGACGCCATCCGCCTCGCCGACACCGAGCTCTTCCTCGAGATCGAGAAGGACCTCACTGTCTATGGCGAGGAAGTTGTGTTCGGCGGCGGCAAAGTGATCCGCGACGGCATGGGCCAGAACGGCCAGCTGACCAGGGACGAAAACGTTCCCGACACCGTCATCACCAACGTCGTGATCCTGGATTACACCGGGATCTACAAGGCCGACGTCGCGCTCCGGGACGGCCACATCTTCCGGATCGGCAAGGCCGGCAACCCGCAGATCACCGACGGCGTGGACATCGTAATCGGGGCGAGCACCGAAATCATTGCCGGCGAACGGAAAATCCTGACCGCCGGCGGCGTGGACTCCCACATCCACTTCATTTCCCCGGACCAGGTTTCCGCCGCCCTGTGCAGCGGGGTGACCACCATGATCGGCGGGGGCACCGGCCCCGCCGAAGGAACCAAGGCAACCACCGTCACCCCCGGGAAATGGCACATCCAGCGGATGCTGCAGGCCGCCGAAGGGCTCCCCATCAACATCGGCCTGTTCGGCAAGGGGCACGCCTCCGCCGTCGAACCTTTGGCCGAGCAGATCCGCGCCGGCGCGATCGGGTTGAAAGTCCACGAGGACTGGGGCTCCACGACGTCCTCCATCGACACATCGCTCAAAGTCGCGGACTGCTTCGACGTCCAGGTGGCCATCCACACTGACACCCTGAACGAGTGCGGCTTCGTGGAGGACACCATCCGGGCCATTGACGGGCGCGTGATCCACACCTTCCACACCGAGGGCGCCGGCGGTGGACACGCCCCGGACATCATCAAGATCGCCGGGCTGCCCAACGTCCTGCCGGCCTCCACCAACCCCACGCTGCCGTACACGCGCAACACCATCGAAGAGCATCTGGACATGCTTATGGTCTGCCACCACCTCAACCCGGACATCCCGGAGGACGTGGCCTTCGCGGACTCCCGCATCCGCGCGGAAACCATCGCCGCCGAGGACGTGCTGCAGGACCTGGGGATCTTCTCGATCACCTCCTCGGACTCCCAGGCCATGGGCCGGGTGGGCGAGGTGGTCATCCGCACCTGGCAGGTGGCGGACAAGATGAAGCGGCAGCGGGGTGTCCTGAAAGACCCCCGGGGGGACAGCGCAGCGGGCGTGCACGGGGCGGCGTCAGGCCTGGGCGCTGACAGCGACAACTTCCGCCTGAAGCGCTACGTGGCGAAATACACCATCAACCCGGCCATCGCGCAGGGCATGGCTGACTCCATCGGCTCCGTGGAGGCCGGCAAGTTCGCGGACCTGGTGCTTTGGGATCCGGCGTTCTTCGGGGTCAAGCCGGAGCTGGTGATCAAGGGCGGGCAGATCGCCTACGCGCTGATGGGGGACGCCAACGCCTCCATTCCCACCCCGCAGCCGCGCACCATGCGGCCCATGTTCGCCGCCTACGGCAAGGCCCTGCAGCAGTCCTCCATTACCTTCCTTTCCCAGGCCGCCATCGACGCCGGGGTCCCGGCGGAGTTGGGGCTGGAGAAGGTCATCCGTCCCGTGTCCGGCATCCGCCGCCTCACGAAGGCGGACCTCAAGTACAACGGCGCCATGCCGGACATCGAGGTGGACCCGGAAACGTACCAGGTGAGCGTCGACGGCGAGAACGTCACCTGCGAACCGTCGGACGTGCTGCCCATGGCGCAGCGCTACTTCCTTTTCTAG
- a CDS encoding urease accessory protein UreD yields the protein MSTTAAAESLAVAAPRGELELVVAERNGRSVAVQQFHQGALRLLRPHYLDASGQVCYVVVNPGGAYLGADLYVVDVEVEEGAKLLLTTQSATKVYRTPGSLAEQRMRLRLAAGAQLELAPDQLIAYREASYRQNTHITMHPTSSLVMSEVITPGWSPDGASFRYEELRLRTEIRIESEEGGGLLALDNLLIRPPQHDVTGMGFMEGFSHVGSLIVVDRRVDQSLADELHVLTGGHDAYTGVSLTATVDGISGLVLRSLSNNTEELNRLLGACSALLRQRWHGTAPLDLRKY from the coding sequence ATGAGCACGACGGCGGCCGCTGAGTCCCTCGCTGTCGCCGCACCCAGGGGGGAGCTCGAACTCGTCGTCGCTGAGCGGAATGGACGGTCTGTGGCTGTGCAGCAGTTTCATCAGGGCGCCCTGCGGTTGTTGCGGCCGCACTACTTGGATGCGTCCGGGCAGGTTTGTTATGTGGTGGTGAATCCTGGCGGGGCGTATTTGGGGGCGGACCTTTATGTCGTGGACGTGGAGGTGGAGGAGGGTGCGAAGCTGCTGCTCACCACGCAGTCGGCCACCAAGGTCTACCGGACGCCGGGTTCGTTGGCCGAACAGCGGATGCGGTTGCGCCTGGCGGCAGGAGCGCAGCTGGAATTGGCCCCGGACCAGCTGATCGCTTACCGGGAGGCAAGCTACCGGCAGAACACCCACATCACCATGCACCCGACGTCGAGCCTGGTCATGTCCGAGGTCATCACGCCGGGCTGGTCGCCGGACGGGGCGTCGTTCCGCTACGAGGAATTGCGGCTCCGGACCGAAATCCGGATCGAATCCGAGGAAGGCGGAGGGCTGCTGGCGCTCGACAATCTGCTGATCCGGCCGCCGCAGCACGACGTCACCGGCATGGGTTTTATGGAGGGCTTCAGCCACGTGGGATCACTGATCGTTGTCGATCGGCGCGTTGACCAGTCCCTCGCCGACGAATTGCATGTGCTGACCGGCGGGCACGATGCCTACACAGGAGTTTCCCTGACTGCCACAGTTGATGGGATCAGCGGTCTTGTGCTCCGGTCCCTCTCGAACAACACTGAAGAACTCAACAGGCTTCTGGGCGCGTGCAGCGCCCTGCTCCGTCAGCGGTGGCATGGCACGGCACCCCTGGACCTAAGGAAATACTGA
- a CDS encoding nickel transporter → MTTLTEFATMYRQREELPVRTRLLVTFGAVVALHAAAVVLLLAGSVAAGEPLALGLVLTAYLAGIKHSYDWDHLAAIDNSTRKFVAQRKDPVSVGFAFSLGHSSVVILAGVLAVGGAALVGQFMEGGSTANLVLGLIGSGVSGIFLLAMGLFNGSAFLRAAKAYRSVRGGGDVNNEDLEVGGFVARLLAKPLAGVRRPRNIYVIGFLFGLGFDTATTIGLLVMATAASLAGVSPLALLALPLAFTAAMTLCDTTNGVAMMRMYSSAIHNSSRRLGFNALITGISAASALFISFITLGGFFNAAFGLSDPVTTWLGGIDLGEAGLLLVACLLTVWGAASVRGRLPSRSGGN, encoded by the coding sequence ATGACGACGCTCACCGAATTCGCCACCATGTACCGTCAGCGCGAGGAGCTCCCGGTGCGGACCCGGCTGCTGGTGACGTTCGGTGCCGTCGTCGCCCTGCACGCTGCCGCCGTCGTGCTCCTCCTGGCCGGCTCGGTGGCGGCGGGGGAGCCGTTGGCTCTCGGCTTGGTCCTGACCGCCTATTTGGCCGGTATCAAACACAGCTACGACTGGGACCACCTCGCGGCCATCGATAATTCGACCCGAAAGTTCGTGGCCCAGCGGAAGGACCCGGTCAGCGTCGGGTTCGCGTTCAGCCTGGGCCACAGTTCAGTGGTGATCCTGGCCGGGGTCCTCGCGGTGGGCGGCGCCGCGCTGGTGGGGCAGTTCATGGAGGGCGGCTCCACCGCAAACCTTGTGCTGGGACTGATCGGCAGCGGCGTTTCGGGGATCTTCCTGCTGGCGATGGGGCTGTTCAACGGGTCGGCCTTCCTCCGGGCCGCGAAGGCCTACCGGAGCGTGCGGGGCGGTGGGGACGTGAACAACGAAGACCTTGAGGTCGGCGGATTCGTGGCCCGGCTGCTGGCGAAGCCCCTGGCCGGCGTGCGGCGGCCCCGGAACATCTATGTGATCGGGTTCCTTTTCGGCCTGGGGTTCGACACCGCCACCACCATCGGGCTGCTGGTCATGGCGACGGCGGCCTCGCTGGCCGGAGTTTCCCCGCTGGCCCTGCTGGCGCTGCCGCTGGCTTTCACGGCGGCCATGACGCTGTGCGACACCACCAACGGGGTTGCCATGATGCGCATGTACAGCTCGGCCATCCACAACTCCAGCCGGCGGCTGGGCTTCAATGCGCTGATCACGGGCATTTCCGCGGCGTCAGCCCTGTTCATTTCGTTCATCACCCTGGGCGGCTTCTTCAACGCAGCATTCGGGCTCAGTGATCCCGTGACCACGTGGCTGGGCGGGATCGACCTGGGTGAGGCAGGGCTGTTGCTGGTCGCTTGCCTGCTGACGGTCTGGGGAGCGGCCTCCGTGCGCGGGCGGCTGCCCTCCCGAAGCGGGGGAAACTAG
- a CDS encoding GntR family transcriptional regulator has product MTSPKAGTSGISGQTPATPARSGTKRAAAAGAGAALAAAARLRVAIPSVADRVAAELRLQLAEGLLLPGARLTESTISEELGVSRNTVREAFAELAAERLVVRHPNRGVFVASLGPGDIHDVYTVRRAIEVSAIRRGGSPERVAAVRAAVEEGRAAAAVDDEEALGNANQHFHGAIVALAESQRLNTIMGQVLAEMRLFFHKATLEAHFYRSYLDDNEEICKALEAGEVDRAGDLLLAYLDRSEEKQSAVHGD; this is encoded by the coding sequence ATGACGAGCCCCAAAGCAGGAACCAGCGGAATCTCCGGCCAGACTCCGGCCACTCCTGCCCGCTCCGGCACGAAGCGGGCCGCCGCGGCCGGGGCCGGCGCGGCCCTGGCGGCGGCGGCCCGGCTGCGTGTGGCCATCCCCTCGGTCGCGGACCGGGTGGCGGCGGAACTGCGCCTGCAGCTGGCGGAAGGGCTGCTGCTGCCGGGGGCGAGGCTGACCGAATCAACCATCTCCGAGGAGCTGGGCGTGTCGCGCAACACCGTCCGCGAGGCCTTCGCCGAACTCGCAGCCGAGCGCCTGGTGGTCCGGCATCCGAATCGGGGCGTGTTCGTCGCGAGCCTGGGACCGGGCGACATCCACGATGTCTACACCGTGCGCCGCGCCATCGAAGTGAGCGCCATCCGCCGCGGCGGCAGCCCGGAACGTGTGGCGGCGGTCCGAGCGGCCGTCGAGGAAGGCCGGGCCGCGGCAGCCGTGGACGACGAGGAAGCACTGGGCAACGCCAACCAGCATTTCCACGGAGCGATCGTGGCCCTGGCCGAAAGCCAACGCCTCAACACGATCATGGGCCAGGTCCTGGCCGAGATGCGCCTGTTCTTCCACAAGGCCACCCTGGAAGCGCACTTCTACCGCAGCTACCTCGACGACAACGAGGAGATCTGCAAGGCGCTCGAAGCCGGCGAGGTGGACCGCGCCGGGGACCTCCTGCTGGCCTACCTCGACCGCTCGGAAGAGAAGCAGAGCGCCGTCCACGGGGACTGA
- a CDS encoding RpiB/LacA/LacB family sugar-phosphate isomerase: MKIALGNDHAGFPLKAFVQSVLEDLGHEVIDCGAPSEAPVDFPDITRATCELVKSGQADRVVLVCGTGVGAVMAANKIPGIRCALGHDVYSAHQSVEHDDANAIAMGAWLIGRATAKEVLQSFLDAKFDNDEDTIRRVRKLRELELEGARELAAEI, translated from the coding sequence ATGAAAATCGCACTCGGCAACGACCACGCCGGCTTCCCCTTGAAGGCGTTCGTCCAGTCAGTCCTGGAGGACCTCGGTCACGAGGTCATTGACTGCGGCGCCCCCAGCGAAGCCCCGGTCGATTTCCCGGACATCACGCGCGCCACCTGTGAGCTCGTGAAGTCCGGCCAGGCAGACAGGGTCGTGCTCGTCTGCGGAACGGGAGTCGGCGCCGTCATGGCGGCGAACAAGATTCCGGGGATCCGCTGCGCGCTGGGGCACGATGTCTACTCTGCCCATCAGAGCGTGGAACACGACGATGCGAACGCAATCGCCATGGGCGCCTGGCTGATCGGCAGGGCCACCGCCAAGGAAGTCCTCCAGTCCTTCCTCGACGCGAAGTTCGACAACGACGAGGACACCATCCGGCGCGTCCGGAAGTTGCGCGAACTGGAGCTCGAAGGAGCCCGGGAACTGGCCGCGGAAATCTGA
- a CDS encoding LacI family DNA-binding transcriptional regulator: protein MTGPSITIKDVAALAGVSPATASRVLSGNPATSPQSRQKVAAAVTELDFHPNAQARALRSTRTNVIGLLVSDVRNPFFADLAHAAEQAALAEGLVTLLGNANESIPQQDRYLDTFISQRVDGVIAAPQGEGSSSLRALLERDIPTVFVDRTVDGIDVPSVTTDSASGIRQAVEHLAGQGHERIGYIAGPQTTSTGRERLRSFSRAVKDIGLSSDPELTYFGDFQSASGSAGAEHLLALPQPPTAMLAADSPMAVGALATLNRKGLRIGRDMALVAFDDIEWFSLLDPPLTVISHDVEAMGRIAVGLLLDVIDGHRPESVVLPSKLIIRASSGTPDPIPGQP from the coding sequence GTGACAGGACCATCCATCACCATCAAGGACGTGGCGGCTCTCGCCGGCGTCTCGCCGGCCACGGCGTCCAGGGTGCTGTCCGGAAACCCGGCCACGTCGCCGCAGTCCAGGCAGAAAGTCGCCGCAGCGGTCACTGAGCTCGACTTCCACCCCAACGCCCAGGCGCGCGCACTCCGTTCCACCAGAACCAATGTCATCGGGCTCCTCGTGTCGGATGTGCGCAACCCGTTCTTCGCCGATCTTGCCCACGCGGCCGAGCAGGCCGCCCTGGCCGAAGGACTCGTCACTCTGCTGGGAAACGCCAACGAGAGCATTCCGCAGCAGGACCGGTACCTGGACACATTTATCTCCCAGCGTGTTGACGGTGTGATCGCCGCTCCGCAGGGCGAAGGAAGTTCCAGCCTTCGCGCGCTGCTGGAACGGGATATCCCCACGGTGTTCGTCGACCGGACCGTTGACGGCATCGACGTGCCCAGCGTGACCACGGACAGCGCTTCCGGCATCCGCCAGGCGGTGGAGCACCTGGCCGGCCAGGGCCACGAGCGGATCGGTTACATCGCAGGCCCGCAGACCACGTCCACAGGGCGCGAACGCCTCCGGTCCTTCTCCCGGGCCGTCAAGGACATCGGGCTCAGCAGCGATCCGGAATTGACGTATTTCGGAGACTTTCAGTCAGCCAGCGGCTCAGCCGGCGCCGAACACCTGCTGGCGCTCCCGCAGCCCCCAACTGCAATGCTGGCCGCGGACAGTCCCATGGCAGTCGGCGCGCTGGCAACGTTGAACCGGAAAGGCCTGCGCATTGGCCGCGACATGGCCCTTGTTGCTTTCGACGACATCGAGTGGTTTTCCCTGCTTGACCCGCCACTGACCGTCATCTCGCACGATGTGGAAGCCATGGGCCGAATAGCGGTCGGGTTGCTGCTCGACGTCATCGACGGACATCGGCCGGAATCAGTCGTCCTCCCCAGCAAACTGATCATCCGCGCCTCGTCGGGCACGCCGGATCCCATCCCGGGCCAGCCGTGA
- the ureG gene encoding urease accessory protein UreG, protein MSEPIKIGIGGPVGAGKTQLVERLTRHLSREISMAAITNDIYTIEDAKILAANGILPIDRIIGVETGGCPHTAIREDTSMNTAAIEELKKRHPDLQVIFVESGGDNLSATFSPELVDFSIYIIDVAQGEKIPRKAGQGMIKSDLFIINKTDLAPHVGADLSVMERDSKEFRGGKPFCFTNLKTDEGLERVIAWVRRDVLMLDLAS, encoded by the coding sequence ATGTCTGAACCGATCAAAATCGGCATCGGCGGCCCGGTGGGCGCCGGCAAAACCCAGCTCGTGGAGCGCCTCACCCGCCACCTGAGCCGGGAGATCTCCATGGCCGCCATCACCAACGACATCTACACCATCGAGGACGCCAAGATCCTCGCCGCCAACGGAATCCTCCCGATCGACCGGATCATCGGAGTGGAAACCGGCGGCTGCCCGCACACCGCCATCCGCGAGGACACCTCCATGAATACCGCGGCCATCGAGGAGCTGAAGAAACGGCACCCGGACCTGCAGGTGATTTTCGTGGAGTCCGGCGGGGACAACCTCTCCGCCACGTTCAGCCCCGAACTGGTGGACTTCTCCATCTACATCATCGACGTCGCCCAGGGCGAGAAGATCCCGCGGAAAGCCGGCCAGGGCATGATCAAGTCCGACCTCTTCATCATCAACAAGACCGACCTCGCACCGCACGTCGGCGCGGACCTCTCTGTGATGGAGCGGGATTCAAAGGAATTCCGGGGCGGGAAGCCGTTCTGCTTCACGAACCTCAAGACGGACGAAGGGCTCGAGCGCGTCATCGCATGGGTGCGGCGCGATGTCCTGATGCTCGACCTGGCGTCATGA
- the ureE gene encoding urease accessory protein UreE — protein MIIEKVLGNTHDLPPVPDPYAGLHREKVVLPSTQLVKRVQRVTTDHGKEIGIRLPSGSGDLRDGDILHVAETNMIVVSVLPTDVLVITPRSIHEMGVVAHSLGNRHLQAQFFEASPEYGAAVMVCQYDHTVEDYLKHVGAPYDRQERVMPVPFRHADHSH, from the coding sequence ATGATCATCGAAAAGGTCCTCGGCAACACCCACGACCTTCCTCCCGTCCCGGACCCGTATGCCGGGCTGCACCGTGAAAAGGTCGTGCTGCCCAGCACCCAGCTGGTCAAACGCGTCCAGCGCGTCACCACGGACCACGGCAAGGAAATCGGCATCCGACTCCCCTCGGGTTCCGGGGATCTGCGCGACGGCGACATCCTGCATGTCGCGGAGACCAACATGATCGTGGTGTCGGTGCTGCCCACGGATGTCCTTGTGATCACCCCGCGCTCCATCCACGAGATGGGCGTGGTGGCGCATTCCCTCGGCAACCGGCACCTGCAGGCCCAGTTCTTCGAGGCGTCCCCGGAGTACGGGGCCGCCGTGATGGTCTGCCAGTACGACCACACCGTGGAGGACTACCTGAAACACGTCGGAGCACCCTATGACCGCCAGGAGCGCGTGATGCCCGTCCCCTTCCGCCATGCCGACCACAGCCACTAG
- a CDS encoding urease accessory protein UreF, producing MPTTATSPAPYQLALQQLTDSALPTGAFAHSLGFETYLERGLVRDEETFGVWLAAFMSQQLTYSDALAIRLLYEGDLLADLDELLTAQLLPRQLREASIKMGGRLLEIGAEIFPSAELAEYRALVGSGRAAGHQPLAFAVVARSLEVPFPEALAAYLFATVTSLTQNAVRAIPLGQNAGQRLLRKAADDVAAAVSQADSLDRSDFGAVSPGLEISQMRHERQRARMFMS from the coding sequence ATGCCGACCACAGCCACTAGTCCCGCGCCCTACCAGCTGGCCCTGCAGCAGCTGACGGATTCCGCGCTGCCCACCGGGGCGTTTGCCCACTCGCTGGGGTTTGAGACGTACCTTGAGCGCGGTCTCGTGCGCGATGAGGAGACGTTCGGCGTGTGGCTGGCCGCGTTCATGTCCCAACAGCTGACCTACTCGGACGCCTTGGCCATCCGGTTACTCTATGAGGGCGACCTGCTTGCGGACCTGGATGAGTTGTTGACCGCCCAGCTGTTGCCCCGGCAGTTGCGCGAGGCCAGCATCAAGATGGGCGGCCGCCTGCTGGAGATTGGTGCCGAGATCTTTCCGTCCGCTGAGCTCGCGGAATACCGGGCGCTGGTGGGTTCCGGCCGCGCCGCCGGCCATCAGCCGCTGGCGTTCGCCGTCGTCGCCCGATCCCTGGAGGTTCCGTTCCCCGAGGCCCTCGCCGCCTACCTGTTCGCCACCGTCACGTCGTTGACGCAGAACGCCGTCCGGGCGATCCCGCTGGGGCAGAACGCCGGCCAACGGCTGCTGCGGAAGGCGGCCGACGACGTCGCGGCCGCGGTCTCACAGGCCGACAGCCTGGACCGGTCCGATTTTGGCGCCGTGAGTCCCGGACTCGAAATTTCGCAGATGCGGCACGAGCGACAGCGTGCCCGCATGTTCATGAGCTGA